The genomic stretch GCTAATGGAATGGAACACTCATCAAATTCAAAGAAAATGAGGATATCAGCAATAACAAACAAGAGATTGAAAGTTTGGCGATACATTTCGAAATTCTAAACAtaacagaaaaatgaaaaaaagttGAAAGGTGTGATAAACAAGCCGTTTATGAAAGAGGGTAAAAGGAGAAAAAAATCAGACAAGACAACTTTATATTTGAATTGATTACAACTATTCAACAAAAGGGttacatttctttttctttttagggATAGCATGCATGTATTCCAATTCTTTTACTTCCTAATCTCCATTCTCCCTTGTTATGATTATCAATGACTAAGCCTCGTGCATTATCTTTCCCTTAAGAAATGACTAGAACAGAGAGGGACCCAAGACAAATAATGGTTTGACAGCAATTTTgttaaaatcattaaaaaaaacATTAGGTCAAACCTGAACGAATTGTAATAATAACATAGGAAGAAAATCAGACGTTTTAAACTCCTAAAATAATTCTACAGTTGTAACAGATCCATATGTTTTCTGCCACTGCAAGAAAACTTCacaattatatttttttgtaaatataaaATACTGAAAAAAAGTTTAAGTATTGAAAATACTGAAAAACTTCAGGATAGTTTTTCTATTTTCTATAttgaaattttcaaaagccaaatTCAATCttgaatttaaaaaatttaaGTTGTGAAATTTTTAAAAACCAAAATCAGTGttgaaaataaatatttataataaatatatcttaatcaaaacaattgatatcATTAAGTTGGCAAAgtaattaaattttaaaaatatataatacATTTATTTAGTAGTTTGAAAATTGTAAGAGTCGGCAGACACATATCACAGTGGGGATCATTAGTGGTTGGTGGGCGGTGGTGATTAGTGGTGGTTGAAATGGACGGAATGGTCATTGGGTTGGGCAATGGTCAAAGTGGTGGTCAGATTTGGTGATCAGAGGTGGATGAAATGGTGATTAATTGCGGTTAGAATGATGGTCGATGGAAATTAGAGTGGTGGTTGACGGTGATCAGAGTGATCATTAATGATAGTTTGTGGAGGTTTGATTGAAGATAATAGGTAGATAAAATGGTTATCAAAGGTGGTCATAGAGATGGTTGGCGGTGATAGTTGACTTGGTAACTAGTGGTGGTCAAAATGATGGTTCAAGTAGAGGTCGTAGACCATTGGCGGTGATGTCTTCGCgttaaaaacaaaataaaaaacagaaattataaaacttatttttagTTGAAATAATGTTTCGAAttataaaacttatttttagTTGAAATAATGTTTCGAAttataaaacttatttttagACGGACGGGTTTGGATTTTGAAATTAACTTTTAAACCAAAAACCAAGTCACAACCATCATGAACAGAGGATTAAGATCCTCTAAATTGATGAACTGACTATAGTATAGGGAGAGGAGCTATAGTCACTGTTTAGAAAATCAAGTGGTGAAACTTCAATAACTTCATAGTAGTTTTTTATACATGTGCATGCTTAGGGAAATGATGCCAAACTTAAATGTATGCAAAGATTACATAACAATAATAATAACCCACAAATTGGTGGGCAGACCAATGCAGAGTAGTATAAGTGGCAAAAAAATTGATGCAACGAGAATGAAATAAAATACAAATTAATCACGAAAACATTTAGATGGGTGCAGGAAGACTTACAAAAGTGTCATCCTGAATGCTTAGTCCTCCATGGGAACTTCTCCATCTTGCCCTTTATCATCAACATTGATGTCGTCATCATCACTCTTCAATTTACCACAGACATTACATTCCATGACATTAGATAATGTATCACCCTTAGGTGGTAGAGGAGCTAAAGTTCCCCAGCAATTTGCTCTATCACACATGTATTTTAAAAAGAAATAAGCATGTGGGAAATCGTTATTATCAGTATCTGATGGTTCCATATTTTCATATTGCTCACCCTCCTCATCATCATCCATAACCATAACCTCTTGTTTATCCTCCTCTGCATTTTCTTCAACACTCTCATTATCTGACCAATTCGATTCGACATTACATCGATCACAATTACACGCAAAACCATAGTCTTCCAACAATCTTTTCTGCCTACTAGAATAGTTTTCATTAACAGGGAAATAACTCAAACAAATCTCTCTACCTTGTGGAACATCATGAATCATCCTAATAACAAAATCTGTATTATTAAGACCATCGGCATGATAAGGTGGATTCACATCAACATAATCAAATCTACAAGCATTGGGAAGACAATCATGGTTGAAAAAGGATGCATAGGGGTAAATACCATAAGCTCTAACAGACCTATGTTCATCATTTTCAGAGAAAGGATGCATTATACCAAAAGCATTGAGCTTATCCTTAGCAAGAAGTGAAGAAGTGAGTTGCAAAGAAAACAATTCATTATGCGGATGCGAAAACAGGGATGAAATAATGGGATGTAGAAACTGAGCTGCACCATCATTATCAAAAGAACCCTGAAGAGACAACAAAATCTGAAAATTGGAAGGGTGGTTAACAGCAAGATTGTAAGCAGCAACAAGAAAACGAGCTTGGAGTTGACATTCGACTGCTTGTTGAAGGAGAAGTGAATTGGATTGTAATTTAGATAATGATTGACAAACAAAGGTAGAATGGGAGGAATTCAGAGCTTTTGAGAGACAAGTCGAATCGCAAAAGCGATATCGGTGACAAGAAGGGCATGAAGCAGGTGAAGATGATGAACAATATTTGAAGCAATGGTCACAAAAAGAGGAAGAGTGTTGAGAGAAGGGGGAAGTAGGGTAGAGAAGGATTGGAGAATCTGTGAGGATGATTTGGCCAGCTTTGAGAGGCTGAGATGCAACTATTCCTCTTCCTCTTCCTTGAATTTCTTCTACCTTCAAAACGGAACTTGGAACTGCCATTTTTTTTCAATAGCTGATTCTCAAAATCAAATGCAATTTTATCAATTTCTACTGAATCAATCTGAATACTGGTAATGGATGAAAATGATGATTGaataaattagggtttcagaTTGAATACACACAATACAGTCTATCAACTACGACATTTTCTCTGTTCTACGACATTTTCTCTGTTCTGAAAGGGGAAGGAAAATTCACAACAGAAAAAAAGATGGAAAACCTGGACGGCGTTGTCACTGTTTCTGGTGAACGATGAGAAACTTTGGCGGCGAGCTCCGGCAAGTTGGTTGGTATCAGTGCGGCTCCGATTTGTTTCTGATACAAGACAACAACGGTAAAGCGTGCTGAGTTTTTTTTGTGTTCTAGGGTTTTACATTTCTGTTGACAAGTGTTTTAGTTTAGGGTTTAACataaattgaaataaaaatatttttttaagaaaTTACTTACATGCACTATATAAAAAATTTATATAAAATTTTACATCATCATTGCATCACAACTATTTATAGAAGATATTTTAGATGTTATTAAAAAAAAGTTATATATAAAGATTTTACGATTATGATTAATTGACCGTGTAAAAAAAATATAGACTGTCAGTGCATATCAATTAAATTTATTACTTTATATGGGTGAGGACGAACAAATGGGAAAACTTAATTTGTCATTCCATATTTCAGAAATACATCTTTGGACACAATCAATACACAAATATATAAGGTGTGGCAAGTGAATCACCTCCCGTTTATGTTTAAAAatatttcagagatgcatctccggaatcTCCACTTATAGTATTTTCAATACACACATAAAGGGTGTGGCAAGTGAAGTACCCTTAATTAAATAAGTGACAAttctgaagatgcatctccagaaatatcaagcgggaaaataaataaaacaacATTTTATCATATTCTTCTTCCTCATGATCCAAGACAATTATTCTATCAAAATCCTTAAAATCTCCATTCATTCTCAATCAACATTTGAACTCcaaaataatatttatatattttataaCATCAAAAGGAGCAAAAGAAGCTGCAATTGCAGGTAAATAACATG from Lathyrus oleraceus cultivar Zhongwan6 chromosome 7, CAAS_Psat_ZW6_1.0, whole genome shotgun sequence encodes the following:
- the LOC127105622 gene encoding histone-lysine N-methyltransferase ASHR2, yielding MAVPSSVLKVEEIQGRGRGIVASQPLKAGQIILTDSPILLYPTSPFSQHSSSFCDHCFKYCSSSSPASCPSCHRYRFCDSTCLSKALNSSHSTFVCQSLSKLQSNSLLLQQAVECQLQARFLVAAYNLAVNHPSNFQILLSLQGSFDNDGAAQFLHPIISSLFSHPHNELFSLQLTSSLLAKDKLNAFGIMHPFSENDEHRSVRAYGIYPYASFFNHDCLPNACRFDYVDVNPPYHADGLNNTDFVIRMIHDVPQGREICLSYFPVNENYSSRQKRLLEDYGFACNCDRCNVESNWSDNESVEENAEEDKQEVMVMDDDEEGEQYENMEPSDTDNNDFPHAYFFLKYMCDRANCWGTLAPLPPKGDTLSNVMECNVCGKLKSDDDDINVDDKGQDGEVPMED